Below is a window of Camelina sativa cultivar DH55 chromosome 11, Cs, whole genome shotgun sequence DNA.
aataaattcaaatCCAAGTGCCAAGTCTATAAGTTATATAATGTTACTTCCCATTTGATCTTCCCTTCAAAcctcttaaaaacaaaaaaaagaccaaCACAAACATAGTTTCAAGATGGTGAACTTTGTTGAGGTACAAAAACCATTGTTATACGGTTTGATGAAAATAGCCGGCGTCGTTCCTTACAGTCTAGAGATCGAACCAGGGACGAAGATAAACTTTTGGGTCCCTAAGGAAACCCTAAAGAAGAAATCCGGTACGGGAAAACCAACCAAACCGGAGAAACGGAAAAAGCCTGCCGTCTTGTTAATCCATGGTTTCGCCGGCGAAGGGATCGTGACGTGGCAGTTCCAAGTCGGTGCACTATCCAAGAAATACTCGGTTTACATACCGGACCTCCTCTTTTTCGGTGGATCCTACTCCGACAACCCGGACCGGTCTCCGGCGTTTCAAGCCGACTGTTTGGTTAAGGGGCTTCGTATCCTCGGCGTGGATGAGTTTGTTCCCGTAGGGTTCAGCTACGGAGGCATGGTGGCTTTTAAGATCGCTGAGGCTTACCCGGACATGGTTAGAGCAATCGTTGTGTCTGGTTCGATTCCCACAATGACCAACACCATTAATGAGTCGAGCTTGAACCGGTTAGGGTTTAGTTCTTCCACGGAACTCTTGTTACCGACTTCGGTTAAGGGACTTAAGGCTCTCTTTACCATTGCTGTGCATAAACCCTTGTGGTTCCCTAATCGATTGTTCAAAGACTACATCGaggtaattaattatttactacTGCCCAAATTTAATtcgattatttattttctttaaatagtAGATGATAGGGAATTGCATTAACTTGATGTTCCGTTAACAAATAATTgcattttgtagtttttttttccattatgaaaaatatatttagagtCGCAACTCACAAGGTATATCATATGGATCACGTTGCCAAGAAAGACTGATTGTGAGAGTTAGGTGGCACTCGCGAAGTTTATTTGCCTctttctttcaagtttcaaatctCTTTTGGCGCCTACACAAATTTATATTCATGGATTAATGCTGCTAATTTTATTCAGATCCATTATAATTCATAGATACTGTATGCTTTCGTTAAttcttttcaaataaaaatatagtgtTAGTGGGATATAAATTGGATTCTcaaacttttaatataaaactacT
It encodes the following:
- the LOC104721114 gene encoding epoxide hydrolase 4-like, translated to MVNFVEVQKPLLYGLMKIAGVVPYSLEIEPGTKINFWVPKETLKKKSGTGKPTKPEKRKKPAVLLIHGFAGEGIVTWQFQVGALSKKYSVYIPDLLFFGGSYSDNPDRSPAFQADCLVKGLRILGVDEFVPVGFSYGGMVAFKIAEAYPDMVRAIVVSGSIPTMTNTINESSLNRLGFSSSTELLLPTSVKGLKALFTIAVHKPLWFPNRLFKDYIEIMFNNRKERAELLEAVVVSNKDAKIPLFPRKIHFLWGESDQIFDLELAKNMKEQLGEKASIESIKKAGHLVHLERPCVYNRRLKKFLASIHYDD